A segment of the bacterium genome:
CCGCCAGATGCTGCAGCTGGGCCGGCGCGTCGCGCGGTTCGTTACCCACGGTTGGCAGCAGCGGACGCTGATGAACCGGCTGATGCACACCGACCCGCTCACCGGGGTCCGCAACCGGGCCTTCTTCGACTCGCAGTTCGATTTCGAACTCGACCGGGCGCGTCGGCGCGGATCGACGGTCGCCCTGTTGCTGGCCGACATCGACCACTTCAAGGCCATCAACGACCAGTACGGCCATCCCGCCGGGGACCGCGTGCTCAAGGCCGTGGCCCGGGAACTGCTGGCGGGACTACGCCGCATCGATCTGGTGTGCCGGGTGGGGGGCGAGGAATTCGCCCTCGTGCTGCCGGACACGCTGCCGGCGGCGGTGATCGAGATCGTGTCCCGTCTGCAGGTCCGCGTCGCGAACCTGCGCTTGGCCGATCCGGCGGCGGCCGAACCGATCCGCCTGACGGTCTCCTGCGGGGGCGTCGTGTTCCCCGATGCCGGCGACACGCTCGACGATCTCTACCGCCGCGCCGACGAGATGCTCTACCTCTCGAAACAGAGGGGCCGCAACCGTTGCCACCTCTGGAATCCCGAAGGCGATCCCATCCTGACCCTGCCCCGCTACCAGGCCCCCTGAGTCGGGTCCGCCTCGTCCTGGATCGCGCCGCCCGCCGTTACGCCCTGCTCGGTTGGGCGGTCCTCGCGATGACCGGGTACGACCTAGGCCGGCGGTCGTCCGCGCCGTTCGCGGACTGGCGCGAGGCGGGTGCAGCGGCGGCCGCTTGGCAGCGGGCCGGTGCCGCGAGCCCGTTGCTGGTGGGTCTCTGGAGCGGCCCGGCGGCGGTTCCCGTCGTGGCCGTCGTGACGCTGGGGGCCTCGTTGCAGGCGGGGAGGGCCACGGCGGCCGCGTTGCATCGTCCCG
Coding sequences within it:
- a CDS encoding GGDEF domain-containing protein, which codes for MERAQALQASSEVGGGIPRVLQEILIMLEPDLPGLALYLELHPPLEPDADLERVFAGGSGVRPFWAASRGVGEAIWIADERELPPPLRARLSGPVTGSVLAVPFLAPPSLEEVEPGPAGEAGLLYLLVPAERDHRQMLQLGRRVARFVTHGWQQRTLMNRLMHTDPLTGVRNRAFFDSQFDFELDRARRRGSTVALLLADIDHFKAINDQYGHPAGDRVLKAVARELLAGLRRIDLVCRVGGEEFALVLPDTLPAAVIEIVSRLQVRVANLRLADPAAAEPIRLTVSCGGVVFPDAGDTLDDLYRRADEMLYLSKQRGRNRCHLWNPEGDPILTLPRYQAP